The Bombus vancouverensis nearcticus chromosome 5, iyBomVanc1_principal, whole genome shotgun sequence genome segment aaggaaaagaaagaacagCGAGAGATTGCGAAGTGACACTTTCAGGAGAACAGACACAGGTATTTCGCAGTAAAAAATTTAGACGAAAAAAACGAGCTGAAAGAGTTGTACGAATTGGCGAATGCTCAGAGAAACAAACGGATAAAAAGACAGAGAAACGGCGACGAAGTTTCGATTCTGGATCGGCAGAATGTTTGGCGCGTGTTCGTCATTGAATTATCGTCACTTCGTTGCCGTCGAGGAACAAGTTGGCCACCAAGACAGAGAATTTAGAAGGCAATAGGGTAATTTCAGTGTAAAACGAAGACACAAGGGGAATTTTTAACAACACACGTCCATAGACTTCACGTGGATACTTCAAAAATACTTCAGTCAATTTAAGCTTCTCAAACTTTTTACGGAGGTTGGAGAATATGAAATAACTATGGGGTCAAGTATCCACGTGAAATCGTTCGAATCAATTATTTAGGAACGATGCGTTGATCTCAGTGCGTACCTAAAACTATCTGGCGCTCCAGGAACATGGCTGCTATCTCTACTTCTAGTCTACATAAAGACTAGTGGCTCATCTGATATGCCGTACATGATATGTGATGTGCTAGTGGTGTTTCTAGAAAGACATGTCCTCTCGTACGACCTTTCACACTTTTCCCATTCTCGCGGTTACCTTGCAAATAAAACACACTTTTCTCGTTTTGTTCAACAACACGAACTCACTTGCCCAATATAGCCACGCAAACTCTTCTCTCTCTATATTATATAGTTCTTCTCGTTACTGACATCGATCGTAACTGACTTTTCTTTTACCGTATTCAGAGCCGACGGTCTATCGATAAATCGTACTCGAATTTCGAACGTTAATACACGAATATCTTTACAATGGGGAACAATGGAACGGACATGTATCGCGAGAAATCTCCATGAAAATCTTTGTCAATTTTACTTATAATGTACgcgttttattcttctttaaacGATCTTTGAATATTTGCAAACAACTATTATATATGGATTCACTTTTAAAAAGGAAatgtatacgttatatggacaaACGCGATTAAGAATAGACTCGataccttctttttttttttggcttTTTTCTTACTCTTTCCGCCGGGAATTAAAAGAAGCTCGAGCCACCGTCGGATTACACGTAAAGAGAATACTAGATGGAAGAGTTCTTTAAATCTTAAAGGACTCTAAGGACGTGGCCGAGGATCGACGGGATAAAGCTAAGGATGGAGGTCCACTGACCAGGGATATGTTGCCAAACAGCTTATACCACCCGAACACCATCTCATTGAGGTTCAGTTCGTCCAACACGATCTGCGCAATGCCCATGAACACTTTTCTCCCTTCTAATCGGCCGTAATCACCCCACACTGTTACCTAGAATCACGTAAAAGACACAAAACCGATAAATCGATATTCTAAACCGACTAGAATCTTGACAGAAATAAAACgaaagtaatttataattaaatacctGCAGTATACAACCCCGGCAATTTTCTCTAAAGGCTAACGACTGCTGGTAGAACGGGTCCAACGTTTTTCTGGCTGCCATTGTTTTCGCTTTCGCGATACACTTCTTTCCGTTCACCAAGTAAACTTTCACGTAGGAAGCTAAAATAGTGGAAAAAGTCACAACTGATAGATGGTAATTCAATTTACTGGATCAGTGTTCTCAAAAATTGTGGAAGGGTTGCTAATACTAGAACCAGTaaaattcgtaattttttagagaaattttatatatttacacgaGTAAATTTTAGAGATTTTCTTTGATCTTAAATGTGTAGAGTACGTGGATAAAGACTTACCTTTTCTCTTGCGCTATATATTTCTTCGctagtaaattttataaatttatatcggtgcgttattgaatttattagtgCATTATTGAAATATACGTATTTTTTCATACACGATTAGCTTGCTTTTGCGCCTTAGTTTTATATCTTAGTCatcggtagttctagtattAGAAAGGCCCCCGGCACAAATAGAACCAGTGCAAGGATTGGCAACGAACCTGGAATGGCTTTAGTGCCCTGCTTCGGTTTAAGATCTTTGGCACGTATGACCTCCACTTCAAGGTAGCCTTTCTTCTGGGTGAGCGAAAGCTGGATCTCGCCAAGGCAGCGAGCACCAAGTGCCTGCCTTCCGACCACTTGGCCAGGCCCAAGATCTTCGATGAAATCTCTCAGTTGGCCGGTTTCGCCTGTCATTCGTAGACTGGGAGACCAACTGCAGTTCCCAAAATCAAACGTTTAGTGATCGATGAAGGTCTCTGAAGTATGTCAGTAAAATTCAgggtaaaaattgaaaataaaatataggacAAACGGGGCTAACAGAAAATTTCGAGGGAAGTTCGATTCACAACATCGTAAATcgatgatatacatatatatacgtgtGTGTATGTATTCATCGATAGATTATGATTAATCGTTCGTATCGATACTTTCTTCAGTTCGTTAGTTTAATCGAGTTGATGACGATCGAACGTAAAAGGGAAGGGATTAAATAAACGAATCGTTAAGAGATCGTTCCGCGGGAGCGAGGGACGATTCTCGCAAGTCTTCGACGGAAGTGCGGAAAGAGAGAGCACACCTCATTCAATTTTAGACAAGAAGAACTCACGCTGCGAGTATAGTGTTGGTGTAGCGAGTAAATATATATAGTGTACGAAGAAAACTGTAAGGTTGGAGAACGTAGCAGGCTGTCGGTGCATGCAGACCATTCTATGAGCGAGTTACCATACCAAGTATAATATCCTCCAACAATAATCAGCTGTCTCCTTTGTCATAGTACGTCTACCACTTACGGTTACGTGTAGTTTCTGATTATTGTTGAATCGACTAATTGTACTATGTCTATTCATGCTTCTTTGATACTTAATCCAGAATAATTGTTCTTAACTTACGGTTCAGGATTACCTTTTGCTGTCTTATTGTCTAAAATCTGCCCCTATTTACTGGAACGCTTTATCGTCCTTGTTGCTATATCGTATGAAATGAAAGAATTTAGTGTAGGACGTTGGGGtcgttttatttctattacATTAACCTTTTTGTGTGTTATCCTGATAATTTTTTTAGGAGTAAAGAATTAGTCGggatatattatatgtacactGCGCTTGATCGTTGAAAAATAACGTTTACCAGAATATTCGGGATTCGTAGATATAGATAATTCTACGGTCATATATTTAAGATGGAATATGTAGGATTTTATGGATAGAAATATCTGTGGTAGGTGGACAAGGGAAATGATTTACAATGATGGAAACACATATATACACAGAGTGTGTGTGCGTGGTTCACATACAGTGGTGCTTTGACGATTATTTAGCCAAGCAGTAAGCCAAGACGACGATAACATTGACAAAGGAAAATATGATAACAGCATCAAGAGACATTGATAATACATCGATatataaaatacgaaataaacgAAACTTAAAACGAAGAATTAAGGAACAGAAAATATGAGACATTCTTATGATGTGCTTCCATATCTGGTTCTTCCAAGTTCCTCCTTTTTTCACGACTAATTACATCAACCAAGGGATAAAAGAATCGCTTGTCGGTACAAAGGAAAATGATATGGGTGTAAAAAGAAGGAAGGGGTAAAAAGCATGAATGAGCAAAACATCAATGCTGGGCATACACATCAGCTCAATCACACGTCGAAAGACAAAACGATCCACGTTTCACGTATCGCGATCTCCTGTGCAGTAAACAATAAAAAGGTTATCCGAGGAGCACGGTGAAAGTAGAAACGGAAAGACAGAGTCAGACAGAGAAGTCAGAGAGTCATTAGCAGGGTTAATCCAACACTCGGAATTTCTGAGTCAGCGAAATTACCGATCTATTCTCCTTTCGGTACATTTAAAGCTCACGAAGTAACCCTGCTGGAAAGATAGTAGATAGTTTTTGAAAAAGTAGAAGACAGAGTAgacagagaagaagaaaaagttttGAAAGAGACAGACAGCAAGGAGTCTCGCAGTTCCGGCTGCAGAATCGGTCGGTGGAGGCCACTACTTACGAGCTTCCTTCGGAACTAGAGATCGAGTTGAGACTTCCGGCTGTGTCACTGGCCAACGATCCCGACTGTTTCCCGGATTCAAAGCGTTGATAGGGTACGATCTCCTCGGAACGCTGTATGCTGCTCGGCGTGCTGTTGCGTTTCCGGCTCGATAAACCGGCGCGTGCCTCCGCGACACCGCTTCCGACGAAGATCCCGCCGATACCGCACTCTGCGTTGTAAATCAAACAAGAAACAACCGCTAAAGCTATGATCTTTCATTGTGATTCCCGCATCGCGTCCGCCGCAGCCCTTTTCTCTTTCATCCAGCTCCAGGTGGTCGCCGTGCGTTTCtctttcgattatttttatcacgACGAATCtagctctctttctctccctttcgttCGCTCATTCTCACAGTAccctcgcttccttcttttcgCTCACCGTTCGTTCGAATTTTCTCTCATAACGAAAATCGAGGAAATGATAAGAGAGAATACACATGTACACCTGGATGAAATTCTGACTATGTGAATGAAATCGATGAAGGTTTTGGAAGATAGACAAGTAAAGGAAAGGTGCTTTCAGTTCGGTTAACTACTACGTAGCTCGTGGGAAAAGACTTCGGTGACCTGTATGCTCGAATCGGTCTTTCAAAGTCCACGATATCAATGACGATTCCGTGGTACAAGGCCTGCGAAAGATCTCGTTCCCCGATGGGGTTAAACTCCTGCTCTCTGGAATGAAGAATACGATAGAACAATGATTAACAGCAGACGGAAATTCAAGAGCCCTCTGACTCTCTTGTGTGGTCGCACCTGCAATCAGAAGCGCGCAAAAGCGTTACAAGCTAAATTTTTGTAAGTGTATCATCAACAAAACGTCACATCTATACTTCTGCTATAGGAAAATTCGCTGCagctatgtatatatatatatatatatgtatattcatacAGATGTATTTGCATGTTGTGTTCGTGTAACACAGAAGTGTACAGAAGGGTTTAATCCTACGAAGACTAGTTCGTTTCTCTCTGAACATCTACGGTGTAAGCGAGTATTTCACATTTGCTCGCGTTTCACCGAACTTTCGAGAAGTACATAAGTGTCGACAGGCAAAATGTACAAGACTCGTGTGCTACAATCAACGAACCTGTTTTGCTTTGTaacgaagaagaaataaaaaaaaaaacaaaaataatatcgagatatatgtatatccatgtatatatatgcacgTATATGTAGAAATATGCGCATGAGAACACTGCATCGCTCGAAGACATCAAGAAACGAAAAGCCGTAGTGGATGAAGTAACCTTCACCAGTAAGCACGTATCAACAGCGGCttctaataaaataaacgacaacGAATCAGGTGGTCAACTTACCTACCGTCGTGTGTAAGTCTCGATCGTAATCGAGATTTGCAACAAGTTGACCACATGTTTCATCTAGAAGTTGAAAAGCTATACAAAACAGATAAACAACGCGACGTATTGCCAGCATCAATCTTTGGCCGGCGCTTTAGCTACAAAGTCAGGAATAAGACAATCCTGCATGAACAAATATACTTGAGCAGCTAATACGTAAGGTTCTTGAGATACAACCTGTTTCTTCTCGATAGAACTGGATGAACAACTTCATCGAGCTCTACACAGCTCAGGAAACTCGTGCAAACGTTCATCTAAAAGTTACGTATCGCTACTACGTAGGAACAGTCTCTACGATCTATGGGAAGTGACTTGTGAATCGTTTCGCGACTATTTGGAGGACCGTGCAACCTCGAAAATACTTTCCCCaacaattaaataataataaataatcgcAATCCGAAGTTTgattattaaaaatgtcgaagaAAGTATTTTCCAACGATAGTCACGAACAGTTTCGCGTCACTCCCCTCTCTAAAGCACAACTTCTGTCTAAAGAGGAATGTGCTGAGTGTTTtatggttgttgttgttgttcatAGAAATGTCGTAGACTGATCACGCTGCTGTCGTTCTTCTTGCCTCTCTGTATCTCTCTGTAACTTGTACTCACATTTCGCCGAAAGCTGCTACAACATCCTCTCGAATGGACTGCTAATTATCGTTAATAAATTTAACCGCTAAAGAATAGACAGATCTAACGCGCGTATTTGTTTCACACGtctgtataaatatatgttAAAGAAATTCGCGTGTCGATGACACCGTGCCGAACGCTCCCACGTAACGAAAATAGGGGATTGAAATCAAAGAGGGAGAAACAATTAAAACGGGGATGATATATTTTGCAGAGTGTGTTCGGACCTGTCCCCATCGCCGCTACCCTCGCCATCGCTGCTTGCGGAACTCGGTTGCCTTCCGCTCCTTCCGCTGGCCGTGTCCTCCGGCAATACCTCCTCGCTCCTATGAACTGTAAAGGAGGACTTGCCCTTCTTCCCGAATCCTAGCCGCCGTTTTCGTCCTTCGTCGCCCACGCATGTACCACCAACAGACGCACGTGGTATGTTATGGTTTTTGCGTGACGTGATATAGTTTTTTTGTTGTggttgtagtagtagtagtagtagtagtagtagtagaagtagtagtagtagtagtagtagtagaagtAGTAGTAGAAGTAGTAGTAGAAGTAGTGGTTGTAGTGATGGTAGTAGTAGATGTTGTTTTCATAGTAGAAGAGCGGTGAATTGTGATTTTGTTGTGTTAATTTGCATATATAGTATCGATATATGCGTGGTGCGTATGTAAAAATTTTTCTCGTGGCAGAGTTGtagtataattttttttttttttgagtgtTTTGTTTCAACGTTTTTGCGTAATAGTAGAGCGATCGTTTCCAGCGATCGATCGGGATGATCCGCGTCGAGTGTTGTCCCGTGACACGATCGCGCGAGCGACGATATAGCCCGCCACGATGAGAAATCGTGCAGGTGGGTGCAGATCGATGACGTGAATGGTCCCCAGCGTCGAGAGATAGTTGGTTGGTAGAAGTAAAGTGTGAATGTGTTCATGTCGAAGAGAGGCGGATAGAGATGAGGAGGGATGGCGGAGAAAACAAGAATACGATTAGAATGTACATACTGCCCCGTTTACTGGGTTTTTTGCTCTTCTACCGTGTGCTCTTGATATCGTTTGTACCGCTTCCTTCGCTCTACTTCGCGGATTCTCCCGTGAAACTCGTGAAAATCCGCTTTTCGATCGTCACATCTTGTCACGTGTGATGTGAACGAAGCGTACAAATGTTTAATCAAATAATCTTCTTGAAAATGACGAGAAAAATATAGCGAGAGCACACCGTAGGTCTACTCACTAATGGTGCTAAACTAATGCTATGCTATTATTCGAGGAACTATCGATATATTACAAAGAAACTGACTACATTAAGATGCCAGATAGAAAGAAGAGACAGAGAAGATAGTCTAGAAATCGCGCGAGAATAATATGAATGCGAAATAGAAAAACGTCTTCACGCGACCGCTCTCGAACTTATCGAATTTCCCGAACAAAGTAGCAATACACCGCACGCAACGTTTAAAATGTGAAATTGGAAGAAACGACTAGTGTGACGATGTGTTACCTGTGGCGGACAGCTGACTAGTGCTGTTACTCTTCTTCCCGAGACCTGACTGATACTGCACCGCGCTTCCGCCACCGCTGCTACTTCCGCTTCCGCTTTTACTGCCGGGCGAACTCTTGCGACCCCTCCTCGAGGAGTCCTCCACGTTCAAACCGATCGCCGTATCGCTCAAACTACCGTCTAATAAACAAACGTCGCGTGAACacggaaataataaaaaaagaaagaatctaGAAGAGTAGGATTAGGAAATTAACGCAGATACACCGATGGTTGAACGATGATTATCACAGCATCGTTAGGCTgtccaataaaaaaaaattacttcCATTCAAAATACATTCGATTAGACTTCAAATAAAGAGAAACCCCCGTtatgtagaaaaatattttacactaTAATTTGGGCATATCTGTATTAATCACTTCCTAAATTTCTAAACTACAATTTTCCTAATGAAAATTCCTAAAAACAATCTTCCTACAAAAAAATAATGCCTCTAAATCTAATTCCAAAGAGAGATCGCAGAAACTTACCAACTTTCTCGTCCTGTGGCGCGTCGGTATTACTAAGACTCCTGGTGAACTGTCCCCTTTTATGGTCGTCGTGCTCGTTATCGCCTGGCTGGGTCCTGGACGGCTTCTCGTACGAGCCCGACTGACTGTACTCGCTGCTTTCGGGCATGGAGGAGGAGCGGCGATCCCGCGCGTCGTCACGTTGTTGGTTGACGGCGGCGGAGGCATCGTCGGCGGCGGTTTTTTTCCGCGAACGCCGTCGAGTCGACGACGTTGGGGACGACGACGAGGTGACGGCGGTATCAGTGAAGTTGTCGCGCCGCGACAGTTTCGTGTTTCGTGAGGTTTCGTGGTGATCGACGGCCCGTGGGTGGTAGTTTTTAGTAGTGTCGGAGGTAGCGGTTTGGGAATCAAAGAGACTTGAATTAGCGTTACCGGGGTGGGGTGCTCGGTTACGAGGCCTACGCGGATCGCACGGGCCAAATCCGCAGTTCTCGCTGCACTGGCTCTCGCTCTCCATCGAGTACTCGTAGTACTCGAGGGTGTCGCTGATCGCTACGTTCCTCTTACTACCCTGCTGCTGTTGTTGACTCGGATGCTGCTGGGCTTGCTGATGACGTTGTTGCTGCTGCCTCTTCTCGAGTAGCTCGAGATCCCTAGGCTCCGGACAGCTGCTATTTCGTCTACGGTACCTATATCTCGATTCTACCGAAGGTCTCCTCTCTTCGCTCTTTCGCGAGAACGAGCCAGACCTACCTAATTCGTACGACATCGCTAATTCTCGACACTCCGGACAACTAGTTTTTCGCCTACCGCGATACTGCGACGACGACCGCAGCGATCCCGACCTAGCCAGTTCGTATGGTTCCCGATAATCGCGAGTCTGAACGTTTTCGTAGTCGTATCTTGAGTCTACGTAACCATCGCGGACCTGTTCCCCGTCGTAGTAGCCCGATCTAATACCATCGCTAACCACCGTGCCCGTTACGTTCTTCTGACGGAAACAGTCCGCGCACACGACCGTCTCCATCGAACCGAAATCCTCGTCCGAATCCAGAATAAAGTTCGTActtctttcttcgtcttttcttCGTGGAGGATCGTAGTATCGGAGCTCTCTAGCTTCGGGGCAGCTGCTGTTCCTTTTGCGACGATACAGACGTCTGGCTCTTTCCGCTCTGTCCGACGAGCTCAGTTCCTCGTCGGAACGTAATATCGGCGTAGATTCTGCTCGTTGCAGCATCATTCGCTTGCTATCGGATAAACTCGGTATGGTTAGCGTGCCCCTCGTGCTGGATATCGTATCTCGATACGGTAAGTTCTCGTAGACTCCCGTACTAACTTCTCTGCTTCCCCTTCTActtctcctctttctccttcGTGGCAGCGTATTATCTTGATAAGCGTCGGCTCCAACACACTCTGGGCCGCTGTGCGCTTGATAATCGTACTCCTCCGCGGAACGATAGTCACGATAATCACCGATATAGTCAGCATCAACGTACTGCGACGATCTTTTCTTACGTCTACTACTTCGACTGCTGTCTTTTCTTCTATAGTAATCGTCCTCGTACATTTCTGCGTCGGTTCTCGGAATATTTTCATCCTCGTAATCGTACAACCGGTGACCGTACTCGTCGACGTTCCCTCTGTCGATAAACCCTTCGTCGTATTCGATATCCCAGTTGTAACCATCGTATCCGTTCTCCAGATACGATTCGCtgcttttccttcttcttcgagAACGACCGCTAGTTCTCTGATTGTCGTAGTGTTCTAAATCCGAGGCAGCGTGCATCGAAGAACAAGTAATGTCCCTGTCCGGGCCGTACTTCCCCGCGGACGACAGCGCCTCGTCGATGCTGCAGTAAATGTGCTCGTTAGCCGGGTCGCAGATATCGCTGTCGAGattcttcgttcgtttcttgGATATGTCTAGACCGAACGCGGAATCGTGCTCCTGGAACGTCGAGTCTCTGTATTTCCTTTTGGTGGGATCTTCACGGCCAAGGACGTTCCGCAGACCTATTTGATCGTCGCTGCTGAAGGAATTTTCCTCCGACAGATCGTACGAGTGGTAACCTTTACCGGCAAGGTCCATATCTATATTCTGTTTGTCGAAGCGCGGCATATAAATCTCCGTCTCGCCGCAACTAAATTCAGAATCGTATCCATAGAATGGTTTGTGATCCTGTTTCAGCATGTAGTCGTAATTCTTCTCTCGATTGAGCAGAATCTTAGGCATCTTGTCGTCGCTGTTCGAGTCGAAGTACGATTTACTCTGATCACCCAGAGCCGGTATCTTGTCGCCGTAACCGGCATCGTTAATAGCCATGTTCTTCTTCAATTTACGACGGGCGGTTCTCAGGCTGTCGTCGCTGAATATGTTGCTTGATATAGTGTCGTACTCGAAACTCTTGGCTCTACGCGAGAGCATGCCCGTGCCTAGTCCGAAACCGTAACGATCAGCGTAGGTATCGTGCAGCACGTCGTAGTCGAAGCTCCTAGCCTTCGAGAATAAAAACGATCTACGCGGCCGTAAGCTAACGTCTAGGTTCCTAATGCCGTGATCGTCCGTTAAGTCGTGCAAGCCTCTCGAGAACAAGTGGTGCCTAGATTTCGCGGTTCTGCCAGTACGATCTTGCCAGCTACGCGACCGTCTACGCATACCGGAGTCCACTTGATAGGGCGACGAGTATCTGTCGCGAAACTTCTCGATGAGGCGATCGTTGAAGTCGACCTGAAGGCAATCCTCCACGTATATCTCCGGTATACGATTCTTAGAGCTACCGGTTAGCTCCTCTGGCTTGAGCAAGTACCCCTCGGAGACGCTGTACTCGCTGGTCTCCGGGCTGTAATATCTCAGCATGTTCTCGTCGACGGTCTGCGACCTCGTGAACGGCGTACGCATCTTTCTGTACAACGAGCGCACCACTGCGGACTTGCTCCGTACGAGGGGATGCGGGGTGGGATTGTGCTTGCTGGGGTTGTTGCTCCTGGGCTTGGTGGGATTGTTGTTCGGACAGTGACATTCGCTGCAGGGTACCCTAAGTCTGTGCCTGCGCCTATTGCGCCTAGGGGGCAGGGGCATAGGGGATATGACACCGGGTATTAAAACGTTTTTAACTGTCGGTCTGCAAACAATGTTTTTCATATAGAGTTTTAGCGCTTCTGCGGTTACATTAACGATTTCTTTTTTGAGCccattcttcatttttttttaatcaaagaaaaaaaagactcTACTCGCACGTTCGCGATCGATCGAACGcgtttctcttcttccttctttttcttaaaATATCTGCTATCTTTTTGGTTCCGTTTTCGCCGGGGTTTTTTCCCAAAAtggttttatttttcttttctttttttatacacAACATAGCTTTTGTTGCAATGCGATAGGTACCGAAAGAGAGAATTTGAGCCGAGAATTTTGTTGCATTTGTCACTCGCcgaacaaatatatataaatgcaGGTTGTCTGTAGGACGTGCGACGATTGATTAGTCTCTTCGTGATTATACACacaacatacatacatatatgtaattgtgACGTGTTTCAACGTAGGTAGACCTAGCCGTTCGACCAACGCCACGCACTAATCCCTGCTTTATTAGAATGGGACAATATTAAATGGACATTGACACAGTGCATAGGAGGTGCAGTCTAGCCAACTAAAGTAGTAGAATTCCTCGAAGAGAGCGCGGCAGGATTTTTGGGGAACCTATCAAGCAGGCGGGGGGAAATGAGATAGTGCAACTACGGGGTGTCGTTTCATTCGGCAATGTCCATTTAATTCAGGGATTATCGTCGATGAGAAGGTAAGCCATCAAATGTTCCATTCTGTGCGCGGTGTACATGGTCTATCGACGAGCATAACGATAATTTACTTGGAGGAGAAAACGGGATTACGCTATTCTGAATGAATGGACTATGAGATGAGATTAGTAGGaaggaaaaagggagaaaaaaatACGAGAGCCGAAGGGGAAAAAACGAGAAAAGAGGGGAAAAATAGAGGGAAAGGAACGCGATTTACCCGAATGTCACGTAAAAATGGTACAGTGGATGGCTGTCTCCTCTAAAGGGATACTTTCTTCTCTATGGAACTTGTCTTGCTTTGTACACTGACTTTGAAATGCAAGGTCATCGACtcgaaaattaaaatacaatagaCATTGAGCTATACTCACATTAGTCCTCTAGAGCCACGTGGTCGTTCCGATTGCGTACTGAAGGCACTGCTCGTCACGGAGGCTATACTCTCCATATCGGAGTCACCAAGATCACCAAGTACGTCTTTGTCAGGACTTAAATTTCCCCTTCGCGGTCTGTGCATTCGATAAGGGTGACTGTGCGGCAAAGATAACGGATCCTGATCTATCGAGAGCAGATCCGAATCCGACAGTCCGCTATAGTGTTTTTCCCAACCTGAAAAATCAACGTTATTCCCATTGGAAATACACGTACTTCGCCAGCTgtaaattctaaaatatatatCCAACAACCTACGACTCCTATACCGATCCTCTTCGCAGATAAATTCTAatataatcgaaaataaaaatagttgCTATCAAACTGTTTCAAAACTACGGTCAATTTT includes the following:
- the Rim gene encoding rab3 interacting molecule isoform X8; protein product: MAAVPDMSHLTPEERSTIEEVIIRQKQEEEKENEIMRRKQDEVTILEERIRACSEKHKKAGVELHATCHICLKTKFADGVGHICNYCSIRCCARCGGKVTLRSNKVIWVCILCRKKQELLSKTGQWITKAGLAAGDNAMLRRMQDMQDQNTDLAMTYGQPTVEAGPPRSAVHPTQQHSVHQTQSAHPPQPMGGQVGLQPQRSFSSSEEERSTPECASDEPDESEKGKGYYHHTGGPISMSSGGRRHNGPHNGHHNMAAMTIEYNGHHPPREPRKEESTLVRRSFRRSGDEWRSDSRRFTERRGKKTVRFHGGTNVGGPQEDWSWEADRQGSQDSATKDSGIDTSSTFTSSEDSNRGDLPKHPLSWQVSRDGQKIIGHMVLRKQPGSGSASSSSILGLKVVGGKLLEDGSMGAVIEKVKKGSTADIEGQLRPGDEVIKWNGRSLQGKSFREVYDIIAESRQEPQVELVVSRNLSSTTGPVTMPAGLTPTAPMPSRKIAAQIQWRQKHPETISGPQQPHHKGLKKCILWELYDARREKPSVLVTSPGSPDLHAQGRARHLRHTSGNANVGGNLQVKLSFDSVALRLIVTLICAAGLTPRSNGQPRNPYAKIFLLPDKSEKSKRRTKTLANTNDPKWNQTFIYDGIRRPELRKRALEVTVWDYGKYDTNDFLGEAILELATAHLDEEPEWHPLTGHGEHRHIGYYQEPDDMVITPVDCHLSPPSTTSRLSDSDTSECDITDCDVSREQRRTADGASISSIGSSSRFHNMPSNYKRHYSSPPPERELCIDGEHRSRRDMSPQGRKRAAIMIRDQPASISGYQTYRKDDIHRGMMGHRSHSAAPMDSPSLRYRGRSQSPTGHRSLSPPEHRSMLYSHGYVPPRFSSRSATATPTGSPKKRQLPLIPTALKERAVQDPEERARFMRHRNRQVHTTYRSTGTGGWEKHYSGLSDSDLLSIDQDPLSLPHSHPYRMHRPRRGNLSPDKDVLGDLGDSDMESIASVTSSAFSTQSERPRGSRGLIPTVKNVLIPGVISPMPLPPRRNRRRHRLRVPCSECHCPNNNPTKPRSNNPSKHNPTPHPLVRSKSAVVRSLYRKMRTPFTRSQTVDENMLRYYSPETSEYSVSEGYLLKPEELTGSSKNRIPEIYVEDCLQVDFNDRLIEKFRDRYSSPYQVDSGMRRRSRSWQDRTGRTAKSRHHLFSRGLHDLTDDHGIRNLDVSLRPRRSFLFSKARSFDYDVLHDTYADRYGFGLGTGMLSRRAKSFEYDTISSNIFSDDSLRTARRKLKKNMAINDAGYGDKIPALGDQSKSYFDSNSDDKMPKILLNREKNYDYMLKQDHKPFYGYDSEFSCGETEIYMPRFDKQNIDMDLAGKGYHSYDLSEENSFSSDDQIGLRNVLGREDPTKRKYRDSTFQEHDSAFGLDISKKRTKNLDSDICDPANEHIYCSIDEALSSAGKYGPDRDITCSSMHAASDLEHYDNQRTSGRSRRRRKSSESYLENGYDGYNWDIEYDEGFIDRGNVDEYGHRLYDYEDENIPRTDAEMYEDDYYRRKDSSRSSRRKKRSSQYVDADYIGDYRDYRSAEEYDYQAHSGPECVGADAYQDNTLPRRRKRRSRRGSREVSTGVYENLPYRDTISSTRGTLTIPSLSDSKRMMLQRAESTPILRSDEELSSSDRAERARRLYRRKRNSSCPEARELRYYDPPRRKDEERSTNFILDSDEDFGSMETVVCADCFRQKNVTGTVVSDGIRSGYYDGEQVRDGYVDSRYDYENVQTRDYREPYELARSGSLRSSSQYRGRRKTSCPECRELAMSYELGRSGSFSRKSEERRPSVESRYRYRRRNSSCPEPRDLELLEKRQQQQRHQQAQQHPSQQQQQGSKRNVAISDTLEYYEYSMESESQCSENCGFGPCDPRRPRNRAPHPGNANSSLFDSQTATSDTTKNYHPRAVDHHETSRNTKLSRRDNFTDTAVTSSSSPTSSTRRRSRKKTAADDASAAVNQQRDDARDRRSSSMPESSEYSQSGSYEKPSRTQPGDNEHDDHKRGQFTRSLSNTDAPQDEKVDGSLSDTAIGLNVEDSSRRGRKSSPGSKSGSGSSSGGGSAVQYQSGLGKKSNSTSQLSATECGIGGIFVGSGVAEARAGLSSRKRNSTPSSIQRSEEIVPYQRFESGKQSGSLASDTAGSLNSISSSEGSSWSPSLRMTGETGQLRDFIEDLGPGQVVGRQALGARCLGEIQLSLTQKKGYLEVEVIRAKDLKPKQGTKAIPASYVKVYLVNGKKCIAKAKTMAARKTLDPFYQQSLAFRENCRGCILQVTVWGDYGRLEGRKVFMGIAQIVLDELNLNEMVFGWYKLFGNISLVSGPPSLALSRRSSATSLESFKI